From a single Herbiconiux sp. SALV-R1 genomic region:
- a CDS encoding MmgE/PrpD family protein, whose product MKQHEVRVYKSDENLPREGQLAWKIAEVAADPVAVDPEVTEMVINRIIDNASVAVASITRGPGVAARAQALDHPYAPGASVFGVTGGYSPEWAAWANGVAVRELDYHDTFLAAEYSHPGDNIPPILAVAQHTGATGAALLRGIATGYEIQVDLVKAISLHKHKIDHVAHLGPSAAAGIGTLLGLDVPTIFQAIGQALHTTTATRQSRKGEISTWKAHAPAFAGKMAVEAVDRAMRGQTSPTPIYEGEDGVIAWLLDGPDARYSVPLPEAGEAKRGILDTYTKEHSAEYQAQAWIDLARKLHREHPELADPAYVGSITIHTSHHTHYVIGSGANDPQKYDPTASRETLDHSIPYIFTVALQDGSWHHVDSYAPARAGRPDTVELWNKVRTLEDPEWTRRYHSNDPAEKAFGGRVEIILHDGSTITDEIAVADAHPLGARPFARADYVRKLRILAEGVVDDAEIERFLGLVERLPELTPDEVRRLNIVARPGLLEAIALPKGLF is encoded by the coding sequence ATGAAGCAGCACGAGGTGCGCGTCTACAAGAGCGACGAGAACCTGCCCCGCGAGGGCCAGCTGGCCTGGAAGATCGCCGAGGTCGCCGCCGACCCCGTCGCGGTCGACCCCGAGGTCACCGAGATGGTGATCAACCGCATCATCGACAATGCGAGCGTCGCCGTGGCGTCGATCACCCGCGGCCCGGGCGTCGCCGCCCGTGCCCAGGCGCTCGACCACCCCTACGCCCCCGGCGCCTCCGTGTTCGGTGTCACGGGCGGCTACAGCCCCGAGTGGGCCGCCTGGGCGAACGGCGTGGCCGTGCGCGAGCTCGACTACCACGACACCTTCCTCGCCGCCGAGTACTCGCACCCGGGCGACAACATCCCGCCCATCCTCGCCGTCGCCCAGCACACCGGCGCCACCGGTGCGGCGCTCCTGCGTGGTATCGCGACCGGGTACGAGATCCAGGTCGACCTGGTGAAGGCGATCAGCCTGCACAAGCACAAGATCGACCACGTCGCCCACCTCGGCCCGAGCGCCGCCGCCGGCATCGGCACGCTGCTCGGCCTCGACGTGCCGACGATCTTCCAGGCCATCGGCCAGGCGCTGCACACCACCACCGCCACCCGCCAGTCGCGCAAGGGCGAGATCTCCACCTGGAAGGCGCACGCCCCCGCCTTCGCCGGCAAGATGGCGGTCGAAGCCGTCGATCGGGCAATGCGCGGCCAGACGTCGCCAACCCCGATCTACGAGGGCGAAGACGGCGTCATCGCGTGGCTCCTCGATGGTCCGGATGCGCGCTACAGCGTCCCGCTCCCCGAAGCGGGCGAGGCCAAGCGCGGCATCCTCGACACCTACACGAAGGAGCACTCGGCCGAGTACCAGGCGCAGGCCTGGATCGACCTCGCCCGCAAGCTCCACCGCGAGCACCCCGAGCTCGCCGACCCGGCCTACGTCGGCAGCATCACCATCCACACCAGCCACCACACGCACTACGTGATCGGCTCGGGCGCGAACGACCCGCAGAAGTACGACCCCACCGCGAGCCGCGAGACGCTCGACCACTCCATCCCCTACATCTTCACCGTCGCCCTGCAGGACGGCAGCTGGCACCACGTCGACTCCTACGCGCCGGCGCGCGCCGGTCGCCCCGACACCGTCGAGCTGTGGAACAAGGTGCGCACCCTCGAAGACCCGGAGTGGACCCGCCGCTACCACTCCAACGACCCGGCCGAGAAGGCCTTCGGCGGCCGGGTGGAGATCATCCTGCACGACGGGTCGACCATCACCGACGAGATCGCCGTCGCCGACGCGCATCCGCTGGGCGCCCGGCCGTTCGCGCGCGCCGACTACGTGCGCAAGCTCCGCATCCTCGCCGAGGGGGTCGTCGACGACGCCGAGATCGAGCGCTTCCTGGGCCTCGTCGAGCGCCTGCCCGAGCTCACCCCCGACGAGGTGCGCCGGCTCAACATCGTCGCCCGCCCCGGCCTCCTCGAGGCCATCGCGCTGCCGAAGGGACTGTTCTGA
- the prpB gene encoding methylisocitrate lyase — MLYSTVPAAEKRARFREALSSGELQRMPGAFNPLSARLIEEKGFEGVYISGAVIAADLGFPDIGLTTLTEVATRGGQISRMTNLPTLIDADTGFGEPMNVARTVETLEDAGVSGLHIEDQVNPKRCGHLDGKAVVDADTAVKRIRAAVDARRDPNLLIMARTDIRGAEGLGAAVDRVKQLVDAGADAIFPEAMADLSEFETIRAATDVPLLANMTEFGKSELFSTQQLADVGMNLVIYPVSLLRIAMGAAERGLDALTAEGSLKSEVAGMQTRARLYELLDYEAYNAFDTSVFNFDVPTGR; from the coding sequence ATGCTGTACTCCACCGTTCCCGCCGCCGAGAAGCGCGCGAGGTTCCGCGAGGCGCTGAGTTCCGGTGAACTGCAACGGATGCCCGGCGCCTTCAACCCGCTGAGCGCCCGGCTCATCGAGGAGAAGGGCTTCGAGGGGGTCTACATCTCCGGCGCGGTCATCGCCGCCGACCTCGGTTTTCCCGACATCGGCCTCACCACCCTCACCGAGGTGGCGACGCGCGGCGGGCAGATCTCGCGCATGACGAACCTGCCCACCCTCATCGACGCCGACACCGGGTTCGGCGAACCGATGAACGTCGCCCGCACCGTGGAGACCCTCGAAGACGCCGGCGTGTCGGGCCTGCACATCGAAGACCAGGTGAACCCGAAGCGCTGCGGACACCTCGACGGCAAAGCCGTGGTGGATGCGGATACGGCCGTGAAGCGCATCCGTGCCGCCGTCGACGCCCGCCGCGACCCGAACCTGCTCATCATGGCGCGCACCGACATCCGCGGGGCCGAGGGGCTCGGCGCCGCCGTCGACCGGGTGAAGCAGCTCGTCGACGCGGGAGCCGACGCCATCTTCCCCGAGGCGATGGCCGACCTGTCGGAGTTCGAGACCATCCGGGCCGCCACCGACGTGCCCCTGCTCGCGAACATGACCGAGTTCGGCAAGAGCGAGCTGTTCAGCACGCAGCAGCTCGCCGACGTGGGCATGAACCTCGTCATCTACCCGGTGTCGCTGCTGCGCATCGCCATGGGGGCCGCCGAGCGAGGGCTCGACGCACTCACTGCGGAGGGGTCGCTGAAGAGCGAGGTGGCGGGCATGCAGACCCGTGCGAGGCTGTACGAGCTGCTCGACTACGAGGCGTACAACGCCTTCGACACCTCCGTGTTCAACTTCGACGTACCGACCGGCCGCTGA
- a CDS encoding bifunctional 2-methylcitrate synthase/citrate synthase yields the protein MTDQSKTPAATDSAAGPDIKKGLAGVVVDYTAISKVNPETNSLLYRGYPVQELAASCSFEQVAYLLWNGELPSAEELAAFEQEERSQRALDPAVKRVIDELPLTAHPMDVVRTAVSVIGALDPAWADASPEGNLAKSVALLAKLPAIVSYDQRRRRGQELVEPDESLGYSANFLRMTFGEVPSDVVVKAFDVSMILYAEHSFNASTFTARVVTSTLSDLYSAVVAGIGALKGPLHGGANEAVMHIFDEIGSADAAEGWLEDALANKKKIMGFGHRVYKNGDSRVPTMKASLDTLVAEYDRPDLLALYEALNDAMQARKAIQPNLDYPSGPAYHLIGFDTEIFTPLFVASRITGWTAHISEQLASNALIRPLSAYNGPEERHLTS from the coding sequence ATGACCGATCAGAGCAAGACACCCGCCGCCACCGACAGCGCCGCCGGGCCCGACATCAAGAAGGGCCTCGCCGGCGTCGTCGTCGACTACACCGCGATCTCCAAGGTGAACCCCGAGACCAACTCGCTGCTCTACCGCGGCTATCCCGTGCAGGAGCTCGCGGCCTCGTGCAGCTTCGAGCAGGTGGCATACCTGCTCTGGAACGGCGAGTTGCCCTCCGCCGAGGAGCTCGCCGCGTTCGAGCAGGAGGAGCGGTCGCAGCGCGCGCTCGACCCCGCCGTGAAGCGGGTGATCGACGAGCTGCCGCTCACCGCGCATCCGATGGACGTCGTGCGCACCGCCGTGTCGGTGATCGGCGCGCTCGACCCCGCCTGGGCCGACGCGTCGCCCGAGGGCAACCTCGCCAAGTCGGTGGCGCTGCTCGCGAAGCTGCCCGCCATCGTCTCGTACGACCAGCGCCGCCGGCGCGGCCAGGAGCTCGTCGAGCCCGACGAGTCGCTCGGCTACTCGGCGAACTTCTTGAGGATGACGTTCGGCGAGGTGCCCTCCGACGTCGTGGTGAAGGCCTTCGACGTGTCGATGATCCTCTACGCCGAGCACTCCTTCAACGCGTCCACCTTCACCGCGCGGGTGGTGACCTCGACGCTCTCCGACCTGTACTCGGCGGTCGTGGCCGGCATCGGCGCGCTCAAGGGCCCGCTGCACGGCGGGGCCAACGAGGCGGTCATGCACATCTTCGACGAGATCGGCTCGGCCGACGCCGCGGAGGGGTGGCTCGAGGATGCGCTGGCGAATAAGAAGAAGATCATGGGCTTCGGCCACCGCGTGTATAAGAACGGCGACTCGCGGGTGCCCACCATGAAGGCCTCGCTCGACACCCTCGTCGCCGAGTACGACCGGCCCGACCTGCTCGCCCTCTATGAGGCGCTGAACGACGCGATGCAGGCGCGCAAGGCCATCCAGCCGAACCTCGACTACCCGTCGGGGCCCGCGTACCACCTCATCGGCTTCGACACCGAGATCTTCACCCCGCTGTTCGTCGCCTCGCGCATCACGGGGTGGACCGCGCACATCAGCGAGCAGCTCGCCTCGAACGCCCTCATCCGCCCGCTGTCGGCCTACAACGGGCCCGAGGAGCGGCACCTCACGAGCTGA
- a CDS encoding cation:proton antiporter yields the protein MDGLDPVSIGVVAGLAVLAPLVASLVGRVAKVPLVVFEIVLGILVGPSLLGWVDESGFIDGLSEFGLAMLFFMAGNEIDFKAISGRPLRRAGLGWLISLVAGVAAGLLVTPSIEAGIVVGIALTSTALGTLMPVLRDAGELSTPFGRAVTAVGAVGEFGPLVAISLFLSGRSPVTSTLVLIGFVLVAGLAIFFASRGPYPRLHSLVAATLHTSGQFAVRLVLLVVAALVVLSIVLGLDMLLGAFAAGVLYRVLLKGGDRADLELVESKLEAVAFGFLVPIFFIYTGVTFDLSSLVESPSSIALMIASVVLLLLVRGLPGALAAPPGAGRRDRVAIGLFSATGLPIIVAVTNIGVAESVIQPSTAAALVGAGMLSVLLFPLLALGQRRRALGGRTLPPDSEVHVPVEG from the coding sequence GTGGACGGTCTCGATCCGGTTTCGATCGGGGTGGTGGCGGGGCTCGCCGTGCTGGCCCCGCTGGTCGCCTCCCTCGTCGGTCGGGTGGCGAAGGTGCCGCTCGTGGTGTTCGAGATCGTGCTCGGCATCCTGGTCGGCCCGAGCCTGCTCGGCTGGGTCGACGAGAGCGGGTTCATCGACGGCCTGTCGGAGTTCGGGCTCGCGATGCTCTTCTTCATGGCGGGCAACGAGATCGACTTCAAGGCCATCAGTGGGAGGCCGCTGCGCCGGGCGGGCCTCGGCTGGCTGATCTCGCTGGTCGCGGGCGTCGCCGCCGGGCTGCTCGTGACGCCGTCCATCGAGGCGGGCATCGTCGTCGGGATCGCCCTCACCTCGACCGCGCTCGGCACCCTCATGCCGGTGCTGCGCGACGCCGGCGAACTGTCGACGCCGTTCGGCAGGGCGGTGACCGCGGTGGGCGCGGTGGGTGAGTTCGGGCCTTTGGTGGCCATCTCGCTGTTCCTCAGCGGGCGCTCGCCGGTCACCTCGACGCTCGTGCTGATCGGCTTCGTGCTGGTGGCGGGCCTCGCCATCTTCTTCGCCTCGCGCGGCCCCTACCCGCGGTTGCACTCCCTCGTGGCGGCGACGCTGCACACCAGCGGGCAGTTCGCGGTTCGCCTCGTGCTCCTCGTGGTCGCCGCCCTCGTGGTGCTCAGCATCGTGCTCGGCCTCGACATGCTGCTCGGGGCGTTCGCCGCCGGCGTGCTCTACCGCGTGCTGCTGAAGGGCGGCGACCGGGCCGACCTCGAGCTGGTCGAGTCGAAGCTCGAGGCGGTGGCGTTCGGCTTCCTGGTGCCGATCTTCTTCATCTACACCGGGGTGACCTTCGACCTCTCCTCGCTCGTCGAGAGTCCCTCGTCGATCGCGCTCATGATCGCGTCGGTGGTGTTGCTGCTCCTCGTGCGCGGGCTGCCGGGCGCGCTCGCCGCGCCGCCCGGTGCGGGCCGTCGTGACCGGGTGGCGATCGGGCTGTTCAGCGCCACGGGGCTGCCGATCATCGTGGCGGTGACCAACATCGGGGTGGCCGAGAGTGTGATCCAGCCGTCGACGGCCGCGGCGCTGGTGGGGGCCGGGATGCTCTCGGTGCTGCTGTTCCCGCTCCTCGCGCTCGGGCAGCGGCGGCGCGCCCTGGGTGGGCGCACGCTGCCGCCCGACAGCGAGGTGCACGTGCCCGTGGAGGGCTGA
- a CDS encoding S1C family serine protease, whose product MIRPLPTSDPRSSQPRSRTARPLRRGAAATAVGTLAVLALTACSFGFGGGPADRGGASGTAGPGVNAAGAVGFDEVQSAVLQIEAVGTFADPSYGDYEGAGRGTGFLISPDGLALTNNHVVVGAGTLDVWRGGDTAKTLNAQVVASSECLDLAVIQLQKGDYPYFAWHDGEIATATDVYAAGFPLGDPTFTMTRGIVSKASTPGETPWASLDSVIEHDARIRPGNSGGPLVDTEGRLMGVNYAGSDLYDTNLAIHRDEVQAVLDELEAGTDVLSLGINAHALTDDEGNGLGVWVSSVAAGSVADAAGVEPGDVLTRMQGVTLAQDGTLADYCDVLRTHGQSGVIDGELYRPGEGLYYRGQFSGDAFEPVEVIGASGVAGADDGSSAGAFETVSDDSGAILVEVPAAWSEIDGAPLQTDAGTWASIVAAPSLDGFNGSWNTPGVAIAASAEAVGVIDPQALLQGSADFLLGEGCTSLGRQPFADGYHTGQFEVFDSCGGVGAQYVSLAATSDDGGYVITVNVQANSDDDLAAVDRILGSFIARF is encoded by the coding sequence ATGATTCGACCACTCCCTACCTCTGACCCACGTTCCTCCCAGCCACGTTCGCGCACCGCCCGCCCGCTGCGGCGCGGCGCCGCCGCGACCGCCGTCGGCACCCTCGCCGTCCTCGCCCTCACCGCCTGCTCCTTCGGGTTCGGGGGCGGCCCCGCCGACCGGGGCGGAGCATCCGGAACCGCCGGCCCCGGCGTGAACGCGGCCGGCGCCGTGGGCTTCGACGAGGTGCAGTCGGCGGTGCTGCAGATCGAGGCCGTCGGCACCTTCGCCGACCCCTCGTACGGCGACTACGAGGGCGCCGGCCGGGGCACCGGGTTCCTCATCTCACCCGACGGGCTCGCCCTCACCAACAACCACGTGGTGGTCGGCGCCGGCACGCTCGACGTGTGGCGCGGGGGTGACACGGCGAAGACGCTGAACGCGCAGGTGGTGGCGTCGAGCGAGTGTCTCGACCTGGCGGTGATCCAGCTGCAGAAGGGCGACTACCCGTACTTCGCCTGGCACGACGGGGAGATCGCGACGGCCACCGATGTGTACGCCGCCGGCTTTCCGCTCGGCGACCCGACCTTCACCATGACGCGCGGCATCGTGTCGAAGGCGTCGACCCCCGGTGAGACGCCGTGGGCCTCGCTCGACTCGGTGATCGAGCACGACGCGCGCATCCGCCCCGGCAACTCCGGCGGCCCCCTGGTCGACACCGAGGGCCGGCTGATGGGCGTGAACTACGCCGGCAGCGACCTTTACGACACCAACCTCGCCATCCACCGCGACGAGGTGCAGGCCGTGCTCGACGAGCTCGAGGCGGGAACGGATGTGCTGAGCCTCGGCATCAACGCCCACGCCCTCACCGACGACGAGGGCAACGGGCTCGGTGTGTGGGTGAGTTCGGTCGCTGCCGGGTCGGTGGCCGATGCGGCGGGCGTCGAGCCCGGCGACGTGCTGACCAGGATGCAGGGGGTCACCCTGGCGCAGGACGGCACCCTCGCCGACTACTGCGACGTGCTCCGCACCCACGGGCAGAGCGGGGTGATCGACGGGGAGCTCTACCGGCCCGGGGAGGGGTTGTACTACCGCGGGCAGTTCAGCGGAGACGCCTTCGAACCGGTCGAGGTGATCGGCGCATCCGGGGTCGCGGGCGCTGACGACGGCTCGAGCGCGGGCGCCTTCGAGACGGTCTCCGACGACAGCGGCGCCATCCTCGTGGAGGTGCCTGCGGCGTGGAGCGAGATCGACGGGGCTCCGCTGCAGACGGATGCGGGCACCTGGGCGAGCATCGTCGCAGCGCCCTCGCTCGACGGGTTCAACGGCTCGTGGAACACGCCGGGCGTCGCGATCGCCGCGTCGGCCGAGGCGGTGGGGGTGATCGACCCGCAGGCGCTGCTGCAGGGGAGCGCCGACTTCCTGCTCGGCGAGGGGTGCACCTCGCTCGGGCGGCAGCCGTTCGCCGACGGGTACCACACGGGCCAGTTCGAGGTGTTCGACTCGTGCGGCGGGGTGGGCGCGCAGTACGTGTCGCTGGCGGCGACGAGTGACGACGGCGGCTACGTCATCACGGTCAACGTGCAGGCGAACAGTGACGACGACCTGGCGGCGGTCGACCGCATCCTGGGCAGTTTCATCGCGCGGTTCTGA
- a CDS encoding AAA family ATPase, with protein MTSIRIQLFGPVRVRRGREHLLLGGVFRRAIVARLALTPGEPVTTAELVEELWGAPPSAAVSSLRAQVSRLRQGELGGLIVGGRGGYLLDPAGAEIDAEVLARLGEAGEFGVAPRSAGFWAGVPLADLEGFPFVAPARARLRRLRERSIERYAEGRLAAGAAGEALEALTALSAGGAEVGESVILLAAQATARLGRPAEALRLLDEGAEGLEGGGAEGAFGARAGAGGGACAGGGVGAGRAVRGGGVSANAGACAEVGAGAGAGSGAGGCDDGVRAVRVAGAGAGAGAGASASAGAGAGANAGAGAGAGDGGTERARNPHRGVVEAGVVAAAQPSRRWHASHELWADDGVAQEVRDGGAAAAVITEAPDRPATFDAVTLREAIVRFDPAVSPRRGGGAVARRGIPLPVSSFVGRAEEMAAIAEARRSSRLVTLVGPGGVGKTRLAIECARRVEHPDDDEQWMIQLAPLRADGGLGGSASTRGLVAELLADRVGAAGPRAASRTAVEAVEAVAERLGGRRALLVLDNAEHVREEVAELVVTLLAHCPGLTVLVTTREALRVPGERLVPIAPMSVDDSGDAVALFAARAADSSPGFEASGDAQRSIRAVCARLDGLPLALELAAARLDVLDLDELRNAIDAEGLLDRHAPSTARHASLHNTIAWSVELLTPAERTLLRQLAWFAGPFTRDAADAICATAERDAGGEAAAPPTAPPARELLLGLARKSLVAVDTVAGRRHYRLLESVKLFVQQGETEPACAAEREAWAQRHVEWFAAWALRVDGELRGDAARDAHAALDAARPDLHLAFEHALAHGDRENALRLVGGQAWHWFRRGLFERARLWIDQALALPGPAHPSTVAKAYFGAVMNIHRSGDEFGGERYALEGAAAAEASGDPTLRALFAACTGMWRAVAGDVTGHDERMRRALAHLQEPGCAGWAESEVHLFRGIAKGYLDKPAQALEAFGEAHRAARRCGHRWAADAAAQRLAHLYIKLRRGRDAVSQVRSAVRGAVCDGDMHAVVTTLHTGAAACALLERHGDGAALLGVVDTVAVRFGYAPRSVEPPYWSSYRERVRQGLPTAVWRREYARGTRLGIGDAIRLLDCVAS; from the coding sequence GTGACCAGTATCCGCATCCAGCTCTTCGGCCCCGTGCGCGTGCGGCGGGGGAGGGAGCATCTGCTGCTCGGCGGGGTGTTCCGGCGAGCCATCGTCGCTCGGCTCGCGCTCACCCCGGGCGAGCCCGTCACCACCGCCGAGCTGGTGGAGGAGCTGTGGGGCGCGCCGCCGAGCGCCGCCGTCAGCTCGCTCCGCGCGCAGGTGTCGCGGCTGCGGCAGGGCGAGCTCGGCGGGCTGATCGTGGGAGGGCGGGGCGGGTACCTGCTCGATCCGGCGGGGGCCGAGATCGACGCGGAGGTGCTGGCGCGGCTCGGGGAGGCGGGGGAGTTCGGGGTGGCTCCCCGGAGCGCGGGCTTTTGGGCGGGGGTGCCGCTCGCCGATCTCGAGGGGTTCCCCTTCGTGGCGCCGGCGCGGGCGAGACTGCGGCGCCTGCGGGAGAGGTCGATCGAGCGTTACGCCGAGGGTCGACTCGCCGCGGGGGCGGCGGGGGAGGCCCTCGAGGCGCTCACGGCGCTGTCGGCGGGTGGCGCCGAGGTGGGGGAGTCGGTGATCCTGCTCGCGGCCCAGGCGACGGCCCGCCTGGGGCGCCCCGCCGAGGCCCTGCGCCTGCTCGACGAGGGGGCGGAGGGCCTCGAGGGCGGTGGGGCGGAGGGCGCCTTCGGGGCTCGCGCGGGTGCGGGCGGGGGTGCGTGTGCCGGCGGGGGCGTCGGCGCGGGGCGCGCGGTGCGCGGCGGGGGCGTCAGCGCGAATGCGGGTGCCTGCGCGGAGGTGGGTGCCGGTGCCGGCGCGGGTTCCGGTGCCGGTGGGTGCGACGACGGGGTTCGCGCGGTGCGCGTTGCGGGAGCCGGTGCGGGTGCGGGTGCGGGTGCCAGCGCGAGTGCGGGTGCCGGGGCGGGCGCCAACGCGGGCGCGGGTGCCGGGGCCGGTGATGGAGGCACCGAGCGGGCCCGGAATCCGCACCGCGGCGTGGTGGAGGCCGGGGTGGTGGCGGCGGCGCAGCCGAGCCGGAGGTGGCACGCCTCCCACGAGCTCTGGGCCGACGACGGGGTCGCGCAAGAGGTGCGCGACGGAGGGGCCGCCGCCGCCGTCATCACCGAGGCACCCGACAGGCCCGCGACGTTCGACGCGGTGACTCTGCGGGAGGCGATCGTGCGGTTCGACCCGGCGGTCTCGCCGCGGAGGGGCGGCGGGGCGGTCGCGCGACGGGGCATCCCGCTGCCGGTGAGCTCGTTCGTCGGTCGGGCCGAGGAGATGGCGGCGATCGCCGAGGCTCGTCGCAGCTCACGGCTCGTCACCCTCGTGGGCCCCGGGGGAGTCGGCAAGACACGGCTCGCCATCGAGTGCGCGCGGCGGGTAGAGCATCCCGACGACGACGAGCAGTGGATGATCCAGCTCGCGCCGCTCCGGGCGGACGGCGGCCTGGGCGGTTCCGCGTCGACACGGGGTCTCGTCGCCGAGCTGCTCGCCGATCGGGTTGGGGCCGCGGGCCCGCGCGCGGCGAGCCGCACCGCGGTCGAGGCCGTCGAGGCCGTGGCGGAGCGGCTCGGCGGGCGCCGCGCCCTGCTCGTGCTCGACAACGCCGAGCACGTGCGGGAGGAGGTCGCCGAGCTCGTCGTCACGCTCCTGGCGCACTGCCCCGGGCTCACCGTGCTCGTCACCACGCGCGAGGCGCTCCGCGTTCCCGGAGAGCGGCTCGTGCCGATCGCGCCGATGTCGGTCGACGACAGCGGTGACGCGGTGGCGTTGTTCGCCGCGCGGGCTGCGGATTCGTCGCCCGGGTTCGAGGCTTCGGGTGACGCGCAGCGGAGCATCCGTGCCGTGTGCGCCCGCCTCGACGGCCTCCCGCTCGCCCTCGAGCTCGCCGCGGCGCGGCTCGACGTGCTCGACCTCGACGAGCTCCGCAACGCGATCGACGCGGAGGGCCTGCTCGACCGGCACGCGCCCTCCACGGCGCGCCACGCCAGCCTCCACAACACCATCGCGTGGAGCGTCGAGCTGCTCACCCCCGCCGAGCGCACCCTCCTCCGCCAGCTCGCCTGGTTCGCCGGGCCGTTCACCCGCGACGCCGCCGACGCGATCTGCGCGACGGCCGAACGCGACGCCGGGGGTGAGGCGGCCGCGCCTCCCACTGCTCCACCCGCCCGCGAGCTCCTCCTCGGCCTCGCCCGCAAGTCGCTCGTCGCCGTCGACACCGTCGCGGGCCGCCGCCACTACCGGCTGCTCGAGTCGGTGAAGCTGTTCGTGCAGCAGGGCGAGACAGAGCCGGCCTGCGCCGCTGAGCGTGAGGCCTGGGCGCAGCGTCACGTCGAGTGGTTCGCCGCGTGGGCGCTCCGGGTCGACGGCGAGCTGCGCGGCGACGCGGCCCGCGACGCCCACGCCGCCCTCGACGCCGCCCGCCCCGACCTGCACCTCGCGTTCGAGCACGCCCTCGCGCACGGCGACCGCGAGAACGCGCTGCGGCTCGTCGGAGGGCAGGCGTGGCACTGGTTCCGCCGCGGGCTCTTCGAGCGCGCCCGCCTCTGGATCGACCAGGCCCTCGCCCTGCCCGGCCCCGCGCATCCGTCGACCGTGGCGAAGGCGTACTTCGGGGCGGTCATGAACATTCACCGCTCGGGCGACGAGTTCGGCGGTGAGCGCTACGCTCTCGAGGGCGCGGCCGCGGCCGAGGCCTCGGGCGACCCCACGCTGCGCGCCCTGTTCGCCGCCTGCACCGGCATGTGGCGGGCCGTCGCGGGTGACGTCACCGGCCACGACGAGCGGATGCGGCGGGCCCTCGCCCACCTCCAAGAACCCGGATGCGCGGGCTGGGCCGAGAGCGAGGTGCACCTGTTCCGAGGCATCGCGAAGGGCTACCTCGACAAGCCCGCCCAGGCGCTCGAAGCGTTCGGCGAGGCGCACCGTGCGGCCCGGCGCTGCGGGCACCGGTGGGCGGCGGACGCCGCGGCGCAGCGGCTCGCGCACCTCTACATCAAGCTGCGACGCGGGCGCGACGCCGTGTCGCAGGTGCGGTCGGCGGTGCGCGGTGCGGTGTGCGACGGCGACATGCACGCGGTCGTCACCACGCTCCACACCGGTGCCGCGGCCTGCGCGCTGCTCGAGCGGCACGGCGACGGTGCCGCGCTGCTCGGCGTCGTCGACACCGTCGCGGTGCGCTTCGGCTACGCGCCCCGCTCGGTCGAACCGCCCTACTGGAGCAGCTACCGCGAGCGGGTGCGACAGGGCCTGCCGACCGCGGTGTGGCGCCGCGAGTACGCGCGCGGAACCCGCCTCGGCATCGGCGACGCCATCCGCCTGCTGGATTGCGTCGCCTCGTGA
- a CDS encoding SDR family NAD(P)-dependent oxidoreductase has translation MEAREGARRAGVVMAENSAADGESPVAIVTGAASGVGFATVGRFRARGTRVVAVDRDADAVALFSDDAGVAVVVGDVAEPGTADRAVAAAVDGFGRLDVLVNNAARFLLKPLVDTSLDEWDGLVATNVRGLFLFARAALPAMTAGGGGSIVNVSSISGLVGLANQVAYGATKGAIVAFSKALAIEVAGAGVRVNVVAPGTVDTPFVRVPLRALPDPDATMRAIAATHPLQRIAQPREIADAILYLASPEASFITGTVLPVDGGYTAQ, from the coding sequence GTGGAGGCGCGCGAAGGTGCTCGCCGGGCGGGAGTGGTCATGGCGGAGAACTCGGCTGCGGACGGAGAGTCACCGGTCGCGATCGTGACGGGAGCAGCATCCGGAGTCGGCTTCGCGACCGTCGGGCGCTTCCGTGCCCGGGGCACGCGGGTCGTGGCGGTCGATCGCGATGCGGATGCCGTCGCGCTCTTCTCCGACGACGCGGGCGTGGCCGTGGTGGTGGGCGACGTCGCCGAGCCGGGCACCGCCGACCGCGCGGTCGCCGCCGCGGTAGACGGGTTCGGGCGCCTCGACGTGCTCGTCAACAACGCGGCCCGCTTCCTGCTGAAACCGCTCGTCGACACCTCGCTCGACGAGTGGGATGGGCTCGTGGCCACGAACGTACGCGGCCTCTTCCTGTTCGCGCGTGCGGCGCTGCCCGCCATGACGGCGGGGGGCGGCGGGTCGATCGTGAACGTCTCGTCGATCTCGGGGCTCGTCGGCCTCGCGAACCAGGTCGCCTACGGGGCGACCAAGGGCGCGATCGTCGCCTTCAGCAAGGCCCTCGCCATCGAAGTCGCGGGCGCGGGCGTGCGCGTCAACGTCGTCGCCCCGGGCACCGTCGACACCCCCTTCGTGCGGGTGCCGCTGCGGGCCCTGCCCGACCCCGACGCGACGATGCGCGCGATCGCGGCGACGCATCCGCTGCAGCGCATCGCCCAGCCGCGCGAGATCGCCGACGCCATCCTCTACCTCGCCTCCCCCGAGGCCTCCTTCATCACCGGCACCGTCCTCCCCGTCGACGGCGGCTACACCGCCCAGTGA